Proteins co-encoded in one Oncorhynchus kisutch isolate 150728-3 linkage group LG1, Okis_V2, whole genome shotgun sequence genomic window:
- the LOC109867826 gene encoding keratin, type II cytoskeletal 8-like has protein sequence MSFSRTSYTSSGGGMGGGMGGGTTSIRRSFTSQSMIAPGSTRMSSGSVSRSGAGFGGGMGMGMGGGSGFSYSSSSSAGGYGGGLGAGFGGGMGGGYPITAVTTNQSLLAPMNLEIDPNIQVVRTHEKEQIKTLNNRFASFIDKVRFLEQQNKMLETKWSLLQDQTTTRSNIDAMFEAYISNLRRQLDGLGNEKMKLEGELKNMQGLVEDFKNKYEDEINKRASVENEFVLLKKDVDGAYMNKVELEAKVDALQDEINFLRAVYEAELRELQGQIKDTSVVVEMDNSRNLDMDSIVAEVRAQYEDIANRSRAEAETWYKQKYEEMQSSAGQYGEDLRSTKAEIAEINRMISRLQNEIESVRGQRANLEAQIAEAEERGEMAVKDAKLRIKDLEDALQRAKQDMARQVREYQELMNVKLALDIEIATYRKLLEGEESRISSGGASATIHVQQTTGGNYSAGSSGGSGYGGGSGSYGGGSFGGSSSFGGSSSFGGGSSFGSGGGATITKSVTSTSSSRRF, from the exons ATGAGCTTCAGCAGGACAAGCTACACCAGCAGCGGCGGCGGCATGGGCGGCGGCATGGGCGGCGGCACCACCAGCATTCGCAGGAGCTTCACCAGCCAGTCTATGATTGCCCCCGGCTCCACCAGGATGAGCAGCGGATCCGTCAGTCGTTCCGGTGCCGGATTCGGCGGTGGCATGGGCATGGGCATGGGCGGGGGCAGCGGCTTcagctacagcagcagcagcagcgcagGTGGCTACGGTGGCGGTCTCGGCGCTGGATTCGGTGGTGGTATGGGTGGCGGATACCCCATCACAGCTGTCACAACCAACCAGAGCCTGCTGGCCCCCATGAACCTGGAGATCGACCCCAACATCCAGGTGGTCCGCACCCACGAGAAGGAGCAGATCAAGACCCTCAACAACCGCTTCGCATCCTTCATCGATAAG GTGCGTTTCCTGGAGCAGCAGAACAAGATGCTGGAGACCAAGTGGAGCCTCCTGCAGGACCAGACCACCACCCGCTCCAACATCGACGCCATGTTTGAGGCCTACATCTCCAACCTGCGCAGACAGCTTGATGGTCTGGGCAACGAGAAGATGAAGCTGGAGGGGGAGCTGAAGAACATGCAGGGCCTGGTTGAGGACTTCAAGAACAA GTATGAAGATGAAATCAACAAACGTGCCTCAGTGGAGAACGAGTTTGTCTTGCTGAAGAAG gaTGTTGATGGTGCCTACATGAACAAGGTGGAGCTGGAGGCCAAGGTTGACGCTCTTCAGGATGAGATCAACTTCCTCAGGGCCGTTTACGAGGCG GAGCTGCGTGAGCTGCAGGGCCAGATCAAGGACACCTCTGTTGTGGTGGAGATGGACAATAGCCGTAACCTGGACATGGACTCCATCGTCGCTGAAGTGCGCGCCCAGTACGAGGACATCGCCAACCGCAGCAGAGCTGAGGCCGAGACCTGGTACAAGCAGAAG TATGAGGAGATGCAGAGCTCTGCTGGACAGTATGGTGAGGACCTCCGCTCAACCAAGGCTGAGATTGCTGAGATAAACCGCATGATTTCTCGTCTCCAGAATGAGATTGAGTCTGTCAGGGGACAG CGGGCCAACCTTGAGGCTCAGATCGCTGAGGCAGAGGAGCGCGGTGAGATGGCGGTGAAGGACGCCAAGCTCCGCATCAAGGACCTGGAGGATGCCCTCCAGAGAGCCAAGCAGGACATGGCCCGCCAGGTGCGTGAGTACCAGGAGCTGATGAACGTCAAGCTGGCCCTGGACATTGAAATTGCCACCTACAGGAAGCTGCTGGAAGGAGAGGAAAGCAG AATATCCTCCGGTGGTGCGTCTGCAACAATCCATGTGCAGCAGACCACTGGCGGCA ACTACTCCGCCGGAAGCTCAGGTGGATCCGGCTATGGCGGCGGCAGCGGAAGCTATGGCGGCGGCAGCTTTGGCGGCAGCAGCAGCTTTGGCGGCAGCAGCAGCTTTGGTGGCGGCAGCAGCTTTGGCAGCGGCGGAGGTGCCACCATCACCAAGTCTGTGACATCCACCAGCTCCAGCAGACGTTTCTAG